From one Lycium ferocissimum isolate CSIRO_LF1 chromosome 5, AGI_CSIRO_Lferr_CH_V1, whole genome shotgun sequence genomic stretch:
- the LOC132057703 gene encoding serine/threonine-protein kinase BLUS1-like — MQDPSLAKDGHVGKTIIDPNTKDTYFLNKQIGSYGCCHAYKALYSRCMENGTLVPSGHETLKIINKNLHESESTEPQRQVHTSFQAIGVVGIGVDNSFATQDLLCVSFPYISKGSLHNILSARTPNNKKMPKYCIGIVLREALLGLRLIHNTERVHMTFNQGDIFVHIDDNATDSARILIKLAFEALVYDHSENINTEEASSPSSFLDVKGISKWSAAPEVFGKDNDTSTQKSDIWLLGITALELAYGDLPVRNREDLNCIITKLREKKRLPRSLENLLKKKGIIKRTLDSYKRKE, encoded by the coding sequence ATGCAGGACCCAAGTTTAGCAAAAGATGGTCATGTTGGGAAGACCATCATTGATCCAAACACTAAAGATACTTACTTTCTCAACAAGCAGATTGGTTCTTATGGATGTTGCCATGCTTACAAAGCTCTTTATTCAAGATGTATGGAGAATGGCACACTTGTCCCTTCGGGCCATGAAACTTTGAAGATCATTAACAAGAACTTGCATGAAAGTGAAAGTACCGAGCCTCAACGTCAAGTTCACACAAGTTTTCAGGCAATTGGAGTCGTCGGAATTGGAGTCGATAATTCTTTCGCAACTCAGGATTTGTTATGTGTTTCATTCCCTTATATTTCAAAAGGATCTCTTCATAACATTCTCTCCGCTCGTACtccaaataataaaaagatgCCAAAATATTGCATCGGTATTGTTCTCAGAGAAGCACTTCTTGGTCTGCGATTAATTCATAATACTGAAAGGGTTCATATGACTTTTAATCAGGGAGATATCTTTGTTCATATTGACGATAATGCTACTGACTCTGCCAGAATCTTGATCAAATTAGCATTTGAGGCATTAGTTTATGATCATTCCGAAAACATCAATACTGAAGAAGCCAGTTCGCCCTCTTCGTTTTTGGACGTTAAGGGTATTTCCAAATGGAGTGCTGCACCGGAAGTGTTTGGGAAAGATAATGATACAAGTACACAAAAATCTGATATCTGGCTGTTGGGAATAACAGCACTGGAATTGGCGTATGGGGATTTACCTGTTAGGAATCGTGAAGACTTGAATTGTATAATCACGAAGTTAAGGGAGAAAAAAAGATTGCCAAGATCGCTCGAGAACTTGctgaagaagaaagggattaTCAAGAGAACATTGGATTCGTATAAACGAAAAGAATAG
- the LOC132057702 gene encoding serine/threonine-protein kinase BLUS1-like: MSEGSLRYILSARTPNNKKMLEYCIAIVLREALLGLRLIHNTERIHRTFNQGDIFVHIDDNATDSARILIKLAFEALVYDHSENINTEGASSSSPFLDVKGISKWGAAPEVFGKDNDTSTQKSDIWLLGITALELAYGDLPVRNREDLNCIITKLREKKRLPISLEKLLKKKGIIKKTLDSYKRKEQAFAEEFEKMVLICLREDPEKRPTADQLLNNPFFRQRDMKKFEQFLLSGKNPGKRPIDN, translated from the coding sequence ATGTCTGAAGGATCTCTTCGTTACATTCTCTCTGCTCGTACTCCTAACAATAAAAAAATGCTAGAGTattgcattgctattgttctCAGAGAAGCACTTCTTGGTCTACGATTAATTCATAATACTGAAAGGATTCATAGGACTTTTAATCAGGGAGATATCTTTGTTCATATTGACGATAATGCTACTGACTCTGCCAGAATCTTGATCAAATTAGCATTTGAAGCATTAGTTTACGATCATTCCGAAAACATCAACACTGAAGGAGCCAGTTCGTCCTCTCCGTTTTTGGACGTTAAGGGTATTTCCAAATGGGGTGCTGCACCGGAAGTGTTTGGGAAAGATAATGATACAAGTACACAAAAATCTGATATCTGGCTGTTGGGAATAACAGCACTGGAATTGGCGTATGGGGATTTACCTGTTAGGAATCGTGAAGACTTGAATTGTATAATCACGAAGTTAAGGGAGAAGAAGAGATTGCCGATATCACTTGAAAAGCTGctgaagaagaaagggattaTCAAGAAAACGTTGGATTCCTATAAACGAAAAGAACAGGCGTTTGCAGAGGAGTTTGAGAAGATGGTTCTGATTTGTCTTCGTGAGGATCCTGAGAAAAGGCCAACTGCTGATCAACTTTTGAATAATCCATTCTTTAGGCAAAGGGATATGAAAAAGTTTGAGCAATTTCTGTTGAGTGGTAAGAATCCAGGGAAGAGGCCAATTGATAATTGA